AAAATCACACCATCACAAGTAGCCCAAAGGATCCCACTTTTATAAACCAATTTGTATACCAATGTGGGGCCAGTgcggttcagtgggtaaaggcagcTGTCACCAAGTCGGACAgcttgagttcagtcctcaggCCCCATCTCACAGAAGGAACCACTGGTGCAAGTTGTCCTTAGCCCTCCACATACTCACCATGGCAtgtgcatacccacacacatactcattaaGTGCCCACAGATAAAGCATCTCATTCACAGAGCAAATTCTTTGTAGTGCCTccctagagacagacagagggtggCAAGTGGACAGACAATAAGAAGCTTCTGTCTGATCCTCAGTGTCTTGGCTCCCATAGCTACTCCCATCCCACAGAGGCCCCTCTACGATCTCTTCTGTCATATTGAGGGATATATCTGGGTGTGCACTCCTAGATTTCTAAATCTTTAGTGATGAAATAGTGTCCCCTAAAAACTCATGTCTTGAGAGTATCAGTTTGCCATTTCCTTTTACAACTACAAGTGCTGGGTTCGAATTATCCTTAGCTTACTGTTGGGAATCAAAGTAGTTCCTGGGTTtgatgtctcctcctcctcccatttttGGGGTTGTATACTCTTTGCCTCACTTTTCCAATTTATTACCAATTTATTACCAGTTTATTTCCTACCTTTAGTGGTTCTGGGCAGTGGAGCACCATACCAAACCTTATAGGAAACCTCACCTTTTCGTGCACCTCCTGATAGATGCACGCAGCATCTGATCTTCAGTGTTCCTGGCAAAGCTTGTTCCTCACCCCACAGATGTGAGTAGTTGTTACCAAGGATCATGAGCCAGCTGATGGGCTTTCCATCCCCAGCATCCGCCTCCACTGGCTACCACTTACCTGTCACCTCAGCCTGTCATTGCAGACTGCCCACACTGTTCCCTCGGGTGGTCAGCATCTGGCCTTGCCAGGGCTGGGTGCCTCCAGAAATGCCCTTCACTCACGACTACACTCGGCCTCTGGTTGGTTGCTCTTTTTCCCGCTGTGACAGAATACCTGGCAAAAGCCACTTGaggcagggcagggaggaagggggtTTGTGGCAAGTATGGTGGGGTATGAGAGGCTGCTCACACTGCAGCCATGTAGGGTGGAGCTCACAAGCAGTGCTGATGGCCAACCTCTTACTCCTTCATCCTTTCCATTCAACTAGCACCCCAGCCCATCCCCATGCATCTGCCTCCTTAGGTAAACCTCTTCCCAGGAGCTCATCCCTAGACAGCACCACAGCCATCACagcctcctttctctctgacaTCATTGCTTTTCCTGTATAGTTCCTCTCTGCCATGTTGGAGAGATATTCAGAGAGCAGTGGATCAGGTTATGTGTATCACGCTCAGTTCCCTCCCGTGTGGTATGGCAATGTAACGTGTATCAAGGTTCTCTTCTGAAAACCCAACCTCTCAGAAGCTTGCTTTCTAATATCTAATCATAAAAGGAAGAATTGTTTTCTCAAGTGCAGTCTCTGGAAGCCATCAGGAACCTTGACACTGGCTGTTGAGTGCTATTCTTCAGGTTGACATCTTTGTGTCCTGCCTCTGGGAGTCAGTTTTTGTGCGTCTGTCTCTTCTCATCCCTTTCTCCCCTCATATCTTtccctctgtgtgtatttgtttcttacACTGTCTTCTTTGCTGCCCTGACTACTGCAGTTTAAACCCAGCAGCATAACTTACTATTCTCCTTATAATTTCAAAGGCTGTTTCAAAGGATGGGAAATGTTTCCCCACATCCTCTACCTACCCCGTCCTCCTCACTCCTTGCAGCTATTGTGTGCAGCTTACTGTCATGCAGGTAGCATGTAGGTGTGTCCTAACATCTTTTTTCTTAACCAAATATTAAAGAACTTTCTAAAGTAGTTTTCATAATTTTCAAATTATTCCTACTATGTCACTTATTATCATAATGTTAACAAGCAGCTTTCTTTTATATTGTTGGCTCACTAACTGGGCAGTCAATAGGGGTTGATTTTAAAACTGTTACTCTCTATTTCAGTGGATTTTTTAGCTCCCCACATTCCTCTCCCTGGTATTATTCCTCAAACAAATGTTTCTAGAAATCCTTTACACAGTGCTCCAAAAATCTAAAATCAAAAATAGGGTACCTAAATCATTCAGAGACAAAAGCCTGAACTGAAATAAAACCATTCAGATCTTTGATTTGCCTGCTGTAGTATGATACTAATGTACTTTGCTGCAGGCATAGCAGTGGGTTTAATCATGGATGCCTTGCAGAGTTCTgtagcatgtgtgcatgtgtctgtgtgtgcgtgtctgtgtgtatgcatgtttctaTCTTACCACTTTTCTAAAATCTGAAAGTGCAAATTCTAACACTCATGCATCCCAACAATTTTCAGAAAGGGGATTATGGGTTTGCAGTATCCAGTTCCTAAACTGTACTATGCTGTGTGCACTGGTACATTTGAGCTTAAACAAAGTTTGATTAATATGAAGCACTTAAAAATAAGAAACTTCTCCACAGCCAGGCCTCATGACCTTGAGGCCATGGGGAATAAAATGGATGATTCAGTTCGTAGACAGGGGAGCCAAAATGTTTCCTTAATTGTTCTCTTAAGGTTGTAATAATTGCTCTGTGGTCAGGCCAGTAAATCTGGGGTGAATGGAACATTATCCTGTCAGTTAAAATTGTCCTGATTACTATCCTAGACGGTGCTTTCTGTATGATTCATGGTTCCCAACTCCCACCCCTTCAGCTCTGTACTTTTATCATCCTGTGTCTCTTTGGttatgtttaacttttttttaagtgtCACGTCAGCTTTTTTTAATACTTATGATTTAATTGCAAAAGCATACATAAACACTTTGAAAGGTGTGAAAAGAAAATTCACAAGTCACACAAGAACAGCACAGCACCAAAGCCACCTTCAGTCTGGAACCCATCATTTTGCAAAGCAAACTTCACTGCCAGCATCAAATGGTGCAGCGTAAACTAAACCCAAGTGAAAAGCAGGTGGTGCAGAAGTATCCGTGTTAGAGCACAGGTGTAGAGAGTGATAGGTGAACTTAGTATGCCTCCACTTCATCAGGCTCAGGCATGCCAGCAAGTCATCCGGACAAATCAAAGACACAGTGGGGTGTACCAGAGGAAGGGCATTGCAGCTCTGGAGAGTAGGAAGGAGTGGGGTTGCTCTGGGGTTGTCACAATGGGTCACAGTTGAAGACAGAAGCTAGATAAAGGCTTACAGAGCACAAGGACCAGAAGGACAGTGCCAGCTCTCTAGAAGCTCTGTTTAATGGCTGACATTCTAACACAAGAATTGTGTTGCAACAGTAGAGAATAACTCCATGGGAAAGCAAGGCAGGGAGGTGACCTTCAAGCCTTGGAGAACATAATCATAGGTGGTTGCTTAGAAAGATGGCTGGAGGCCAAGGAATCTGTTCTGAACAgataaattagattttttttaaaattctataaatgtgtgtgtgtgtgtgtgtgtgtgtgtgtgtgtgtgtgtgtgtatgtgtgtgttgtgtttgcatGCTCACAAGCTCACTGGTGTGGGTGTATGtccatgagtgcaggtgcctgcacagaacagaagagaacattggCTCTCCTGCAGGTGAAGTTAGGCACCTGTGAGTCACCCAACATGAGTACAAGGAAATGAACCCAggccctttgcaagagcagtgtaTCCTCTTAACTGTGGGGCTAGGTCTCTAGCCCAGATCAGATGTGATTTGGAGTATCAGTCCAGAGCAAGTACATTGTAGTAATCTGTGTCTTATCATTGCAGGTGAATCAAACATCCCTTCTGGAACAACACAGAGTGGGAAAACCTCTCAGAGTAAGAGTCAGTTTAGGACCATTGCACCAAAAATTGTGCCTAAAGTCCTACCATCCAGAGTGCTACCCTGCCCTTCCTCGCTTTCTGACCAAGGGAGTCTGGCTCTAATGTCCAAACCTCTGGGCATGCACACCCAGAACTATGCTCTGATGCAGGTGGCCGGCCAGGAGGGGACGTTTTCTCTTGTTGCTTTGCCAAATGTTGCCTCAGCCCAGCCGGTTCAGAAGCCCAGAATGTCCATACATGAAAACCTTAAACTGCCTATTCCTCGATACCAACCACTGAGTAGCAAAGGATTAAGAAAGAAACATGACCTGAGCTCTCCCAAGGGTGGCTCCAGGGACCCTCCTGGCCCAGCCCAGCTATGCCATTTGAGCCCTTCCCCACAAGCCCATCCTGAGCTGCTTCACAAACCCAGCCCATGGAAGCGAATGCCCACTTTAAACCCTTCCCCCACCAACATCAACACAGCTACAGTGACCAGTGCTATTGGCCAAGGAGATTTGAGTCCTCTAGAGACCGACAGCTGTGGAGATCTGGAGCCTCCTGCCATCCCAGCATATAGTACAGAAAACTCTTCCCCACAGAGCCTCCCAGCAAGTATGCAGAAGGCAGGTTGTGCCAGGAAGGAAACGCCCACTAAACCTGCTGTTGCTAGTGAAGAGCTCCAAGAACAGGTAGCTCCTGCACACTCTGTCGTCAGCAGTACAGTTCAGTCGGTCTCTGTAGTAACCAAGGATAAACTGCCTATCCTGCCCTCCTCAAGAGTGAAAACGACAGAGGTGGTCAAAGTGGAACCAGATGCTGAGAATGCAGAATCGTCTTCATCTGGATGCAGAGCAAACTGTGAGGAGAGACTGTCCATCACGGAAGGGTTTGATGCAGCCACTGAGATAGCCAACAAGACACCTGCTCTGCACGGGTCTAAGCAGAGTGCTTGTAAAAGTGCCTTCTGCCCTGTCACCAAATTAGATCTCAACCGCAAGGCAAAACCCAGCAGTGGggtaaagagaagagggagaaaatggaAAGTGCCAGATGACATTTTAGCATTGCAGGGCAAAAGAAGGAGATGCATTATTGGTATGTGTGGAGATAGCATAGAAAGGGCAAGAAACAATCCCCCAGAACCCAGAGACCAGAAGCCCAGGGCTACTTCAAGAAAGTATCGTAGCATCATGCCCAAGCCTGTCATCGTCCTGTCTGCTTTGGCGCCCCTGGCATCCCCTGCAGCTATGCTGTCCCAGGCTCCCAGCGGTCTAGGCCAAGATGTTCTGAATAATGCCCTGCCACCAAAATGTCTTAGCTCCAAGCAGAGTGACAACCTTGCCCCTAAGCCCAGCTCTGCACTCAGAAATGGATTCTCTGGCATTAAGAAGCCCTGGCACATGTGTCCTGTCTGCAACTACCACTTCCAATTCAAACACCACCTTCTAGaccacatgaatacacacaccaACAGACGGCCTTATAGTTGTGGGATCTGTCGCAAGACCTATGTGCGTCCTGGCAGCCTGAGTGCACATATGAAACTTCACCATGGTGACAATCGCCCCAAGAAACTGGTGTGCTGTGAATTTTGTGCAAAAGTATTTGGTCATGTCCGAGTCTATTTTGGCCATCTGAAGGAGGTACACAGGGTTGTGATCAGCacagagcccacccccagtgaactgCAGTCAGAAGACACACCAAAAAACAAGGACAGAGATCCCAGCATGCAAGGACCTGACAGCTCACTGGAGAGGTAAGGTCATGGAAGGGAAGCTGACAGGAAAGTGTGTTGTAATTTGAGAAGATTAAGATTCAGAAAACTCATCAGGAGTAGTGGTACACAACTATATAGTCCTAGAacttggcagaaagagaaagTCAACCAAGGCTgcgtgagaccctgtttcaaaataacagcaacaacaaaagatgTTATAGGTAAAATAAGTCACCTCTCCCACCCCTCTGTTCTGTGAAGAGTGACCCCATTTCTTGTTGATTTCTGCTCAGTCACATTGTTTAACTACTCAGACTTGTATAAGTCAAGGCATGAATGCCAGTTTGAATTATGTTGGGGGCAGTTAGGTGACAAATTATTTTTGTGTCTAAAAATTAAATAGATTAttatatatggcttttagtagTCTCTATAAAAATAGTTCCTCCGAATTATCATTTGTATCTAAACAGCATTATCTACCTCATAATGCCATGTGAAGCTGCCCTCTTCACCAGACCCTGAGGTGCTCCCACTCACCCTCCACATGTGCCTTTTGTTGCCTGACAGGCCAAATTAACTTTTTCCCACGTATTTCTATTTGGTAAGCACTGCTCCTTGACATTCTTTAAAAACAAGCTCTGTAATCTGAAAGCTGACAAGTCAGGCACTTGAGCAGTAATGAGCAGGGAAGTGCCCACGGTGTGGTCCACGCACGCACAGCTGCTGTGACTGAGGAGTGAGAGGGAAACCCTGCCCAGGCCCTTAGGTTCTTTGCCCCTTGTTTTTATTGTTCCAGTTGCTCTAAATATTTTCTGTTCTGTATCATGATGGATAAAAACAAGATGCCTGCCCCAGCTTTTCCTTGTCTTTCAGTTGTCCTCTTCCCTGGTAGTTCGTTCCCATACCCCACTAACATGCTTTCCCTAATGTGCCCGCCATGCAGACTCCCTCACACTTGCTTTCATGTACTTAGACCATCTTGAAGGCAGGACTTCTTCCCTAatggtgggggtggagtggatgAGTGGGATAGTCTTCTCCAGCAGTGCCGCAGGAACCTTGGCAACTCTCATCACGTCACCTAAACCTTcctgttgtgtatatgtgtggtatccAGGGAGCTGGTTCACTAAGGCGAGATGCAAGACTTCTCTGAAATGGTCCCTGGTGTTCTCAAAGATGCATGGCTCTGCAAGTGGCCATGTGTGCCGTGCCCTCTGAAGAGCCCCGTCCAGCCCCTGCTTTCCTAGCAGGCCGTTTCATATCCCTGGATGCCAAGATCTGGCAGCAGGAGAGCCAGTTGCATTTCCCTAGGATATCTTACCTAGACTGTTTCCCCCCTTTCCAGGGAAACCAAGTCAAGTTTGGAAGAAGATTTCCTTCTAAACCAGGCAGATGAAGTCAAATTGCAAATCAGATGTGGCCGTTGTCAGATCACTGCTCAGTCTTTTGCTGAAATAAAGTTTCATTTGCTTCATGTTCATGGGGAGGAAATTCAAGGCCGGCTGCAAGAGGTGGGCCAACCAGGCAGCAGAACTGATGCTCCCCACCAGAAGCAATACACAGAGAGAACGAAGCAGGTGAAGCCCTGTGCCTCTGCGGAGGACTCCCCAGCATTCCCTAgaggaaaaagacagacagtCCCTCATCAGAACAGAGAGGAAGCCCTGGTAGGAACTGAAGGTGGCCAGTGGGGAATGACTGGCCCGCAGCATCCTGCCAGGCTTCTCTGGTCCCATGCTGGCTTCAACTGCCTGCTGTGTGCTCAGATGCTCGGGAGGAAGGAGGACCTGCTTCTTCACTGGGTACGCCAGCACAACTGTGAGGACCCCACCAGACTCTGGGCTCTCCTGGGTACGTTCTCTAACCAGGGAGCTCCTGAGCTCCCCAGTGAAGCAAGGCTGTGAGTGAGGCCGTCCAGCCGGAGAGATGCTGCCCCCATCTCACTGTCTGTGATGTTAGTATTTAATTGTGGGTCCAGCACTTCAGGGCCAGTGCCGTGCACAGAGTTGGgtgtagttttattttcttaagaaataaaatatgtgcCCTGGATGCATTTTTCTTACCTATGTAGTCTCACTTTAAAATTCTATGCATTCTCTAATATCGTAGACTttatttcataataaataaaaagatcaaaGTTAGGAAATTGAAATGTAGAGAAGATTGTTGTTCTCAGTTGCAAGCTTTTGAGTAGGAGTGTGTGGTGGGGGCGGGGTAGATATATGTTCACGTGTCCTCTTATTTTGATGctgtttaattatatttattagcAGTTAATTCTACAGCTGTGGGATGTAGTCCCAACTGTAGTATAAAGTTACAAGATCGTTGTTGATATTTGTTAGTCTCTGGTTTATTTGCATATGCTCTAGAacagtctttttaaaatgtactctCTACCATAAAATCTGTTTTCaggaaacttttgtttttttactttttgttgttttcttaaatGTGCAGTGCTTTGAAGGGTAGCCGTCAAGTTTTCTAGCATTCCttctcaaaataatagaaaaacagATAGTTCAGCTAATAAAAAGTCTACCTGCTTGGTAGAAAGTTATTTTCAGGAAGTCTTTGTGACTGGAAAATTTACAACTCAGAGAGCGAACTAGCTGGTGGGCTTCAGAGTTCAGATGCGGTGGTGCcacctgctctctctccctcccggAGCTTCAGAGGACTGTTAGCTGTTTTAGATACACTGTGTCTTTAAAGCCCAGAGTCTCTTTGAAAGTCAAGAGTAGTAAAGTAAGACCCTCTTACTGAAAGTCCTAGGGAATTGCCTTGACTCACCAAAGTTGACACTGGAAGTGGCTGGCTGTTCTGTCTGTGGAGTCATTTTCTGAGCAGTGGAATCTCAGCACCTTAAACCTTCAGATGAGTGCTCCATGCACATGTCCAGTCCTATGCTGTTTGCTAGGCACAGGCTCGAGAAAGTTCTCAGGAATGGAGAAGGAGTGGGATGGATAAACTACTGGGTCTTGCATCACCTTTAAACCTCCAGCTGTTCATAGGTGCCTCATGCTGCAGCAGTGTAGGCAAGAGACTCTCTGTGCTAACAATGTTTGGTTTGCATTCCCACAAGCATTCTGCCATGGTTTATCCATTGATTGCCCTCAGCTCAGCTTCAGAGAGATCACAGAAGTGTTTGATGCTTTCAGACCCCTCCGTTAGATGACACAGTGTGTGTGCCTCAAGCACACAGTGAATTTGCTAgtttttaagaatatttattttaaagattatagaACTTGTAATCTATCTAGAATATTGTTTGAACTCAAACCCTGAAGTGATTCATAAACTATCCAGTTCTGAGGTACAAAGCAGGATTTCAGAAAAGCTAGCCTGGTGGCCAAGGGCAAAATGGCCATTCTGCTAGATGCGCACCACACAGGCAGAGCTCAGGTTGCTGGCACTCTGTCCGTACAGCTCCTACTCAGCCACAAGCCCATGGTGTAGAGATAGGACAGTGTGTGGGGACAGGTGGCAAGCTGGGGCAAAGGGAACAGAGGTGAAGAGAGGAGAACAGAGAGAAGGTAGGCTTAGCTCcacatttccttctgtttgtgtttCAGGGCGGCAGCTGAAGCTGTTGACTAAATTTAGAAGCAAATCTTTAGGCACTGATTCATGGCATAGAGGGACTGGGGTCACCCACAGAGTTTCTCAAAGAAGACTCTGGCCTGGGGACATAGCTTTACTGGTAGAGTGCAGGCTCCTGGGTTCAAGCCTTTGAAGAGGGAAAACTTGAAGGAGCCATGTGAAAGGGCTCTTTAACCAGTGCTTTGTCTAGAACAAGGAGAAGAAGCCTcacactggagagagagaaacCGAGATGGTTTATTTGGAAGAGATGCCCTTGGATGTTGGCACAATTCCAGCCTGCCCTCCCCTGTCCATATGGGGTGGAATAGAGTATTTTGCCACTAGTCCCTGTGACCTGGAAAGAAGTCTTTTTCTGGGCTCTAGCCACTCTGTAGAATAACAGTGGTGATCTCCCTCAAGGAGTGGCTAGCAAGAGTCCCTGGTCACATGGCACCTGATACGTACAGCATATGAACGTCACGCAGACATCCCAGATAGCCCTGAGAAACAGGTGGCAGACGAGGAATGCAGAGAGGCAAAGGAGTCCAGTCTGTCTAGGAAGTGCGTCTGTGGACCCAGGCACTCTTCAGATCTGCCCCTTTCCCCTGTAACTGCCCCTCGGCCTTCCTCCACTGAAGCTGctgtcacatgcacataccacccAGATGCTGGTTCAAGACCAGTGTCCTCTCGAGGACTGGGATGATTCTGTGTCAGCCTGGAGTCCCACCAGAGCTCCTGCTACACAGGAGGTAGCACACAGATCATTGCTAGGGGGGGAGACGGCTGCATCAGCTAAATGCAAATTTGtccctctgcttttttttttttttttttaaataaagtaccAAGCCTGTAGCTAGGACAGCATTGAGGCAAATTGGGTCTTCATTCCAGcactttaattttgttaatgCCTTTGCTTCTCAGAAAACTGTCCCAAAGCcagattttcccccttttcttttggtGGTAAATTATTTCTGAGAGTTAGAGCATCCTTTGATTTGATCTGTTTTATTATGTGTCCTGTTTATTCATGTCCCTTTTGTTGCACTTGCTGGCTCTCTGGATCTCTTCCTGGTTCCCCTCCTCTGCTGAACTGTTCCTCACAGGCAAAGATGTCTCTTCATCTGCAAACAGTAAATAATTGGGCCCAGACATGTGCCATGGCCTTCACTGGCTGCAAACTGCTCCTCTCCCAGCTGTGTGGCTCTTTTTCAGTGAGCCAGTGACATGGTTGTCGGCAGTAAATGT
This genomic interval from Rattus norvegicus strain BN/NHsdMcwi chromosome 17, GRCr8, whole genome shotgun sequence contains the following:
- the Zfp438 gene encoding zinc finger protein 438 isoform X1, whose amino-acid sequence is MSLGLWMWLHWHNDSGESNIPSGTTQSGKTSQSKSQFRTIAPKIVPKVLPSRVLPCPSSLSDQGSLALMSKPLGMHTQNYALMQVAGQEGTFSLVALPNVASAQPVQKPRMSIHENLKLPIPRYQPLSSKGLRKKHDLSSPKGGSRDPPGPAQLCHLSPSPQAHPELLHKPSPWKRMPTLNPSPTNINTATVTSAIGQGDLSPLETDSCGDLEPPAIPAYSTENSSPQSLPASMQKAGCARKETPTKPAVASEELQEQVAPAHSVVSSTVQSVSVVTKDKLPILPSSRVKTTEVVKVEPDAENAESSSSGCRANCEERLSITEGFDAATEIANKTPALHGSKQSACKSAFCPVTKLDLNRKAKPSSGVKRRGRKWKVPDDILALQGKRRRCIIGMCGDSIERARNNPPEPRDQKPRATSRKYRSIMPKPVIVLSALAPLASPAAMLSQAPSGLGQDVLNNALPPKCLSSKQSDNLAPKPSSALRNGFSGIKKPWHMCPVCNYHFQFKHHLLDHMNTHTNRRPYSCGICRKTYVRPGSLSAHMKLHHGDNRPKKLVCCEFCAKVFGHVRVYFGHLKEVHRVVISTEPTPSELQSEDTPKNKDRDPSMQGPDSSLERETKSSLEEDFLLNQADEVKLQIRCGRCQITAQSFAEIKFHLLHVHGEEIQGRLQEVGQPGSRTDAPHQKQYTERTKQVKPCASAEDSPAFPRGKRQTVPHQNREEALVGTEGGQWGMTGPQHPARLLWSHAGFNCLLCAQMLGRKEDLLLHWVRQHNCEDPTRLWALLGTFSNQGAPELPSEARL
- the Zfp438 gene encoding zinc finger protein 438 isoform X2; this translates as MRNSSSVPPKDQGESNIPSGTTQSGKTSQSKSQFRTIAPKIVPKVLPSRVLPCPSSLSDQGSLALMSKPLGMHTQNYALMQVAGQEGTFSLVALPNVASAQPVQKPRMSIHENLKLPIPRYQPLSSKGLRKKHDLSSPKGGSRDPPGPAQLCHLSPSPQAHPELLHKPSPWKRMPTLNPSPTNINTATVTSAIGQGDLSPLETDSCGDLEPPAIPAYSTENSSPQSLPASMQKAGCARKETPTKPAVASEELQEQVAPAHSVVSSTVQSVSVVTKDKLPILPSSRVKTTEVVKVEPDAENAESSSSGCRANCEERLSITEGFDAATEIANKTPALHGSKQSACKSAFCPVTKLDLNRKAKPSSGVKRRGRKWKVPDDILALQGKRRRCIIGMCGDSIERARNNPPEPRDQKPRATSRKYRSIMPKPVIVLSALAPLASPAAMLSQAPSGLGQDVLNNALPPKCLSSKQSDNLAPKPSSALRNGFSGIKKPWHMCPVCNYHFQFKHHLLDHMNTHTNRRPYSCGICRKTYVRPGSLSAHMKLHHGDNRPKKLVCCEFCAKVFGHVRVYFGHLKEVHRVVISTEPTPSELQSEDTPKNKDRDPSMQGPDSSLERETKSSLEEDFLLNQADEVKLQIRCGRCQITAQSFAEIKFHLLHVHGEEIQGRLQEVGQPGSRTDAPHQKQYTERTKQVKPCASAEDSPAFPRGKRQTVPHQNREEALVGTEGGQWGMTGPQHPARLLWSHAGFNCLLCAQMLGRKEDLLLHWVRQHNCEDPTRLWALLGTFSNQGAPELPSEARL